In the genome of Cynocephalus volans isolate mCynVol1 chromosome 10, mCynVol1.pri, whole genome shotgun sequence, the window aaactgctggcaaggatgtggagaagaggaaaCTCTCAAACagtgttggtggaaatgtaaattagtacagtcattatgaacatcagtatagaggttcctcaaaaaaaaaatgaaaatagaactacaatatgatGCAGCAATTTCGCTACTGGGTATTTGTCCAgtggaaaggaaatcagtatactgAAGAAATgtctgcactcacatgtttattgcggcactattcacaacagccaagatatggaatcaacctaagcatCAACAGATGGATAGAGAAAGAATATGTGGTATacgtggtatacatacacaatgaaatactactcagcaataaaaaagagaaaaaaaaagaaatcctgtcattcaaggcaacatggatgagtctgaaaGACATGTTAAgagaagtaagtcaggcacagaacaatatataccacatgttctcaccaaTGTGTGGGAGCTGacaaagttgaactcatagaagtagagagtagaattgtgtttactagaggctgggaagagtaaaggggaggagggagtagggagagaggttggttaactcATGCAAACTTACATGAAGAATAAGTAATAGTGTTCTATAGtggtgctaggtgtctataattaacaataatttactttatatatttaaatgactGGAGgagagttcaaatgttctcaacataaagaaatgataaatgtttgtggtggtagatatgctaattacaccTATTTGATCAtaacacattgtacacatgtattgaaatattactctgtactccataaatatgtaaagttattatgtcaattaaaaattttttaaatattctaattaaaCACAAAGAATCTCTCATTGCTGTGACTATCTGTAGAGAAACATACCGTGTCTAATCAGAACTTTCTCCTGCTCAGGGTTTTTCTCAGGGcaaatttaatatctttattcCTCAAGCTGTAGATTAATGGATTCATCATGGGAACCACATTGGTATAAAAAACAGAAGATATTTTTCCCTCATTCATAGACCCAGCAGAAGATGGTTTGAGATACATAAATGCACTGGATccaaagaacagagaaacagCAATTATGTGTGAACAACATGTGCTGAAGGCTTTGGACCTGCCTTCCTTGGAGGTAATTTGGAGGATGCTGGACAGGATGTAACCATAAGAGATAGAGATGGTGAGACTGGGAACAATAATGTTGATGCCCACCACAATGAAAACCACCAGCTCATTGACATAAGTACTGGTGCAGGAGAGCTGGAGCACAGGGAGGATGTCACACAAATAGTGGTTGATGGTGTTTGCGTCACAGAAGGTTAGTCTCAGCATGCATCCAGTGTGGGCCATGGCACCAGAAAAGGCCATCAAGTATGAACCAAGCATCAGGTTGGAACACACTTCAGGGGACATGGCTATGTTATACAACAGAGGgttacagatggccacatagcgatcATAGGCCATTGACGTCAGCACATAGCATTCAGAAAtggcaaaaaaacagaaaaagtagagCTGGGTCATGCACCCCATGTAGGAGATCATATTATTCTTTGATATGAAGTTCATCAGCATTTTGGGTGTAAACACAGAAGAATAACAGAGGTCTACGAAGGATAAGTTAaggaggaaaaagtacatgggggtgtgaagATGTGAATTCAGCACAGTTAGGGTTATCAAGGCCAAATTTCCTAAGACAGTGACCACATACAtcactagaaatagaaggaatagAGGAAGTTGGAGTTCTAGTTGGTCTGTTAACCCCACCAGAATGAATTCAGTCACGAAAGAGCCATTTCCAGGAGCCATTCTTCTCAAAGGGAATCTGTGGGCACAGGAGAAAAGGGGTGCATTAGAGGACAACCCACCTTTTCCTACAATAGGTTCACCCAGAAGTGTGAAGTGCATGCTGCAAACATCTGAGAATAGACCAACCTGAACACACAGAATCAGCCTTTACAGAGAAACACCGATGTACAGATATGCAAAAATGATTgctggaaaaaacaaagaatgagggagaaaaagGGTGGACCAGAACAGAATCTCATCATGGCTTCACTCACTTCAGCCACCCCCTCACCAGTAAATTTGGAGGCAGATGTCTTAGCACCCTGGGCTGGCCTCTACTGCAGAGTAGACTCTGGTGGGGGGAGAGCCAAGAACATTTTTTATAATCTAAAAGTAAGGGACTAGAGTCTAGGAGAAGTTAAATTACTGTCCCTCATCACAGTGGGACATAAAAAGTCATAAATCTAGAGCAGAAAGGGATCTGTCCATGGAGAGGGAACTTACAGTTGGAGATCCTGCAGCCCCTGAGCCCACTGACGTCTCTGAACATTCTCTGCTCCCCACTCAAACACATCCTTCCCCCAGTTTCACTTGAGTCTTGGGATTGTACTAAATGGGATAAACAGTATATATTAGATTCCTGGACTCCCATTTCAAAAAGGGAGGACATTAACATAAATGTAATTCAGCAACTCACCACCCTTAGGCCAGAATACCTTGGTGCTTCCTTACCCTTGTTATTTCTCTCTGTGGCCCTGAAAGAGTAATTTCAGGCTCTGCGGTTTTGACTCCTTTCGATTCTAAGACAATGCAGTTCAGACTTTAATATTTGATATgctctggaaatatttttgaacTACAGATCTCTATTTATGATTATGACTTTGAGTCCTCTCCAGCAACAGAGAAAAGTAAAGTCTTCATTACTATCACATTTGCCCCTGATAAGATACAGAAGatttaatgtaaatttaatgATATAATGCACTTGGTTATAAACAGGGTGGAAGCTTGctcagtctcttccccaggggACAGATTCTACAGTAATAGTAAAATAATGGGATTATGTTTACACCCTGAGCCATATCTGTGTTCCTTAGGGGCTCAATATTTCACTCAAGTTTTCCCTTTACTCTAAGGATTGTACATCCCTTAAAGCAGAGCTAAATGTAAACTCCTGTGTCTTCATCATCTTGATCTCTGTGGGGAAATCTACTGTTTGggtcctctttttcttcctacaTCTTAAATGGAAGTTTTCCACAGAGTCTACCTCCAGGCTTTCTCATGTTTTTATCTGAAAATTTCCATGGATTGTAGTAACTCACTTCAGGTGTTTTCTCTTCTAGGATATCatcaaaataacttttaatggCTTACATCCCTTCTACAGTTTTTACTTGTAAATACCAACTGGAAATGTCTACTGCAGTGTCTTGCTCAGTCCTTCAATACTAACATTTCGTTAATGAGgtcatcaatttttttctcattatagaAAAGTGTACAGGCTATAGCATTTGAGGGTCTATGTTTGAATCCCTCCCTCTGCTTATACTTACTCACTACAATACCCTGGACCACTAAAGTAACCTCTCTCTGCTTCAGGTTCATAATTTCTGTAATACGGATAGTAACAATAACATCTTATTCACTGGATTTTGTGACTTAAATAAGACAATAAGAGTAAAACggttagaacagtgcctggcacatggtaactggtcaataaatgtcagctgatgaaatatttcaaatctgATTGTGGTTATTGTTGCACAATCCTGTGAATAAACTAAAGACTATTAAAATTTACTCTTCAATTGTGTAAATGGCTTGATATGTgaataatatctcaataaagcagtCACCAGAGATAAAACAGTAAAttctaaaaaaaggaaagataacatataaaaggaaaccaaaccttttgagatgaatgaaaatgtaaacacaaattatgtgtaatatatttaaatatagtaaTCTCAGGTCAATTTATGCCACTTATGCACCTATATTGGAAAACAAGAAAGGTCTCACATCAAAGACTTAAACACCATCTTACAAAACTGCAAAAAGAATATCAAGTTAAAtacaaaataagcagaaaaatgaaataataaagatattaggggaaaaaataggaaatagaagaaaaaatataaaatcagttaTCCTAAAATCTGTGTTTTTGAGATGAAACAAAAGTGATAATCCACTCACCAGACTTGTgaggcaaaaaaagagaaaagacactcATTACcaatataataaatatgaaaggaCATTGCTACAAATTCTACAAACACTGAAAAAGTAAgtgaatattataaacaaatttatattaATAAGTTTAACAAACAGTGAAGGATGAATTCGTTAAAGCACACAAATTGCCAAagcccacttaaaaaaaaaaaaaagtagataactAGAATAGCCTTATATCTATTTCTTAAATTGATTTTTTCAGTTCAAAACTTTTCCATAAATCAAACTCCAGACCCAGGCAGCTTTGCTGTTAAAGATAACCAAACATTTGCAGACAAAATAATACcgattctacacaaactctttgaaaaattaaaaagaagggaaaatatcACAATTCATTCCATAAGACAACCACTATCTTGATAACAAAACCAGGCAAAATAGTtataaaagaaaactgtagaccaATACCCTTCATAAATATAGacaaaaacttttttgtttttaattttagcaaattaaacccaacaatgtatagaaacaaaaatacatgATGGAAAGTAAGGCTTAATCTTGGCAATGAATAGTTGGTTCAATATCTGAATATCAGTCTGTGTAATTCAACATGTTAAAagactaaagaaataaaactgtatgattatctaaatagatgcagaaagagcattaaAAACTCCAAATAGAAGGGAACATTCTCATAAAAAAGGGCAATTTCAAAAAAAGGTTAACACAAAAATAttgcctttttttaaattaatagcaaTTACAAAAAAACGTACAGCTAACTTCAGAGTTAAAGACGAAGAGCGATCCTTTACACCTAAAAGTGAAAACAAGAAAGGAATTTCCACTCTCACTACTGCTACTGATATTTTAATAGAGGTATAgacagtgcaataaggcaagaaaaaaaaagtaaagtgcagatatattggaaaggaaaaaataaggttATTAgcaaatgacatgattgtttacatttaaaaatcaaaaaagtctAAATGATAATCCTACTACAATTCAAAAGGGATTTTAGCAAAGCCACAAACTATAAGGTCAATGTTATTTCTAGTTATTAGCAATGAATAATTGTAAATTGAAAAAAGCAGTACCATTTATACCAATACCATAAAACTCTAgctataaatttaataaaatacgTGTAAGATCTGTACAGtgtaaactataaaacactaatgaATGAAAGAACTTGTACATATATACTACAAGTAGCTTTATTAAATATCGTCAAAATCtgaaatcaacccaaatgtccatcaactacagaatgaataaacaaagtatagtgtattcatacaatggaatattactcagcaataacaaAGAACGAACTACTgacacacaaaacaaaatgaaatctcaaaaatattatgctaagtgaaagaaaccaaatgcaaaataatacatataagggtacttcaaaaatttcatggaaaaatagacttaaaagataatataactctttccatgaactatttgaagtaacttcgtactgtataattccatttctatgaagtttTAGAACAGGCAGAAATGTCTCTGTAGTGATAAAAATTATATCCATGTTTGAGGTATAGAATGAGACTTTACTGAAAGGGGGCAAGAGTAAATTTTCTGGTATGATGGATCTAGTTTATATCATGTTCTTAGTGCAGATTGCATGGGCGTATAATCAAAAAGCTATCAagctgtatacttaaaatttatacattttcttaaGTGTAAATAACACCtcgaaaataaaatttaaagcctGAAAATTTTGTGTCGCTCGATATATTgttcaaaaaaattcatttggccatattataaaaaattagtGTTTGGTTTGATTTGGTAACACATCTCTAAACACTGATATTGACATCAATGGAATGTCCAAACACTTACATGCCACCATCAGAGACATAATCTCTGGGTTAGATAGGTGCTTCTGCACTGGACAGGACTCTGATATGTCCATAAAAGAAAGcctgaattttattaaatctatttataaaaactgaacAGAGCCCATGAAGTTGAGGTGGACACATAGAGGGAAcaagaacaggaaataaatacAATTGCAGAGATTCATCCCTTCCCATCTAACCTTCTGCTGTGAGTGGCCACCAGTTATTGCAATAAGTTTATGTTTTTCTCACCAACAGTAACAGCAGAGCATCAATCTATGTAATTTATctactagaaaatttacaaatgggtaattttaatttgaaaccatagtaaattttatgtttcaaaaaacagaaaattcaactCAAAACTAGTTTAAAACCAGGCacacaaagaagcaggaaaatttAACCCATAATGAGGAAAATATCAATTTGAGGAAATATCCAGAAATGGCACATATGCTAAAATTAGTAGACACAGACAATAAAGCAGCTATTGTTAATATGTTCTATATATCTgtgaaagcagaggaaagaattacTATGTTAAGTAAAGACATGAAAGAGATGAATAAAGTAATAAGAATTGCAAGAGATGAAAAATAccatgcttaaaataaaaaaatacatgatatGAGACAAACAGATTTCACACTGCCTTAAGAGATgattagtgaacttgaaagcAAAGCAAGTGtagcacaaagagaaaaaaagactaaaaataaatgaacagagcATTAGTGAACTGTAAGACAATTTCAAGTAGCCTAAGATATGTGTGATTGGAATCCCAAAAGAAGTGGGagtcataaaaaatatttcaatagctAATGGCcaaaagttttcaaaatgtgatgaaaattataaacctGTAAAGTTTCCAGAATCTTAAAAAACCCTCAAGCAGGAGGGATATGGAGAAGAAATACTTCTCCAAAGTTAATCGAGTTGTTTAAAGCCAGTGATAAAGAGCACATCTTAAAAGCAATGGAGTAGGCGGAGAAGATacattatatacagaaaaacGAAGAGAGAATGacaacagacttttcatcaaaacaaaataaacaggtCAACAATGGAGCCACATCTTTcaatgattaaagaaaaacacTGTCAACCTAGGTTTCTACACCTAGTGAATGTATCTTTCATCAATTAAGAATAAACACTTAAAAACTTATATAAAAGCTGAAAATTATAATAACTGGTTCTTATAGCATACGTGAAGTATAATGATTAGCAGAATACTAGAATTGCTTTTCTTTGCATTGTGTCAACAGTTTCAAAAATTCTAAGTTAATAAAGTCTGTCAGTGAAGTTTTATGTTGTTTAGTTATATTAAAGTtacaaatttgaaagaaatataGAGAGTAGAACACAATAGTGCCTTTGATCAGCCTTGGATTAAAGTACCCAAAGGAGGTGTAACTATAAGATTTTAATTCATGATTTTATGGTTAtcaatttaaatttgtttatttgaacttttttttattgggtatgaatatttgtgggatacaaagctgattgtcatcactcgtacccaagatgtgatggccagatccatattggcagcatacccattaccacaaattgagattagaccctgtgtcccccacgtgattatccccgacctccctccccatccccctttccccccaactccactttgtatccctaggtatgttctccccctctgcaagtccaacacaccactgtggtctttctttccttccttctttctttcttagctcccacttatgagtgagtacatgcagtatttatccctctgtgctttgcttatttcactcaacataagtttctccaagctcatccatgttgttgcaagtgggagaatttcattcttttttatggcagagtagtattccatggtgaatATATaacagtttcctcatccaatcatccatcaatggacatttaggttggttccatatcttggctattgtaaacagagctgcgatgaacatgggagtgcaggtatcccttcgacatgatgtgAATAAAAATTTTTGCTCTGTCATCCATTTCCAATGAAAAGATATTCTGTAAGTTTAAGCTGAATAATGCTGCATAATATAAGCAAATACCTTCACATGGGCATACATTTCATACTGATAGAACAAGTCCATTGGCATTTGGGGATAAAGTAGCTttagcaattaaaaaatgtgtgcatcattttaaaaaagagtttaaatattttctttaattcaggCAAAGCCTGACCCAGCAGTTCAGATGATGCAAGCAAGGCCTGGTTTCTCTTGTTCCTTTTCTAGGCTCTGTTCTGTTAAGTAGGTTCCGTTCTAGCCAGGTTTTCTTCTTATGATCACAAGATGGACATTGAAAGTTCAATCAAAGGCTGCCAGCCCCCGTCTGGCAAGGGTGAACAATTGAAAAGCTTTATCACCAAATGCCTCAGCTCTAGTGAGCCAGATTACCAAAGCTGTAAAGGACCATCTCACTCACTAAGACTCAAGGATCACCAGCGTGACTATCCTTCAAAATCAGTGGTTAACTAGAGAATTGCTTGAGTCAGAACATTAGAAATGAGAAGTCAGTGGATGAGacaatttaaaaagaggaaacattCAGTAATGAACAGAGGGATAGTTAGAGTTTATCAATAAATAGACAAGCTGAGAAGAACAATGTATTGATTTTAGGCAGATAAGATGGATCTAGCTCACAcaccaagaaagagagaaacaataaGATACCCTGAGAAAAACTGGGAAGAAAAGAATCTAAGCGCTCACGAAGCTATATAAGCTCATCAGGAGCTGAAGAAAACTCATCAGTTCCAGAAacttgactgttttaggttgtgtatatttatttttattttttattatttctccaaCAGTTTCCTTTTGAAAAGTCCAACATGAAAAAGCTATTTCAtagtgaaaaataataacaaaagtagGATCCTGGACAGACAAAAAAATGTTATCAGCGTACTTTAAATGGCCAAGTATACTGGCTCATGTACAGAAATCAAAGAGAGATAAATCCAAAGGGCATGGGAAAATTCAGAGGGAGTCATGACAATCTATATGGCTATCTACTCTCATCCAAGTATTTTCTCCCTTGTGTACATTATTTACATGATTCTGTGGCATATTAAAGTCCACCAAATATTTAGTGGAAGGAAACTTACAGAGACTCACAAAACTATAATATATGGCACCTTACTTTTTCTAACTCTAAAGAATTCTGTTTACACAAATATTTCATCAACGATGAAGACATTCACCAAAAGTTGGACTATGTAATGAATGCACCCAGTCCACTTTCCCTAATTAGGCTAAATTGTTATTTACCAACTTACCTATCTCATATTGTCGGGCTAGGTTTTGGGGGGCTAAACACCTACTTGgggaaaaatacagttaaaaacaCTGAATTTAAAAACTCTGGCAGTATTTTATGACGTGGGTAGAAATCACACTGATTTTTTTCGTTACTTATTAAActataaatgaatattttgtgAACTTTTCAATGTGTATGATATGTTTGAtgggaaaataagagaaatcagTCTTTTCATTATATACCATATAATGTGAATTATTTAAAACTCAAAATACACTTATAA includes:
- the LOC134387198 gene encoding olfactory receptor 8B3-like, encoding MAPGNGSFVTEFILVGLTDQLELQLPLFLLFLVMYVVTVLGNLALITLTVLNSHLHTPMYFFLLNLSFVDLCYSSVFTPKMLMNFISKNNMISYMGCMTQLYFFCFFAISECYVLTSMAYDRYVAICNPLLYNIAMSPEVCSNLMLGSYLMAFSGAMAHTGCMLRLTFCDANTINHYLCDILPVLQLSCTSTYVNELVVFIVVGINIIVPSLTISISYGYILSSILQITSKEGRSKAFSTCCSHIIAVSLFFGSSAFMYLKPSSAGSMNEGKISSVFYTNVVPMMNPLIYSLRNKDIKFALRKTLSRRKF